Proteins from a single region of Flavobacterium sp. YJ01:
- the prs gene encoding ribose-phosphate diphosphokinase: protein MILNLDTKFAPFQNQEEIKFQSFTFSGGEPHIKINPDFDPNRKITITHRLNSFNDLGLLCVTVDALRRMDVKIIDLFIPYFPAARQDRVMIPGEPLSVKVYADIINALQLSKVYVFDAHSEVTPALLNNSTVIPNYTFIKEVLNRIGENVKLISPDGGALKKIYKVSEFLGGVEVVECSKSRDVKTGKLSGFKVYEDDLNGMDCLIVDDICDGGGTFVGLAEELKKKNAGKLYLAVSHGIFNKGFEVLNCFDGIFTTDSVKDFEDQDVIQIKLEKLI, encoded by the coding sequence ATGATACTAAATCTTGACACAAAATTCGCTCCTTTTCAAAATCAGGAAGAAATCAAATTTCAAAGTTTTACATTTTCTGGTGGAGAGCCACATATTAAAATCAATCCAGATTTTGATCCAAACAGAAAAATCACGATCACACATCGATTAAATTCATTCAACGATTTAGGTTTATTGTGTGTTACAGTTGATGCTTTACGAAGAATGGACGTTAAAATTATCGATCTTTTTATTCCGTATTTTCCAGCGGCAAGACAAGATCGCGTTATGATTCCAGGCGAACCACTTTCTGTAAAAGTATATGCTGATATTATTAATGCCTTGCAATTGAGCAAAGTTTATGTTTTTGATGCACACTCAGAAGTTACTCCAGCTTTATTGAACAATAGTACCGTTATTCCAAATTATACTTTTATCAAAGAAGTTTTAAATAGAATTGGTGAAAACGTAAAATTGATTTCTCCAGATGGAGGAGCTCTTAAAAAAATCTACAAAGTTTCTGAATTTTTAGGCGGAGTAGAAGTGGTAGAATGCAGTAAAAGTCGTGATGTGAAAACAGGAAAATTATCTGGTTTTAAAGTTTATGAAGACGATTTAAACGGAATGGATTGTTTAATTGTAGATGATATTTGTGACGGAGGAGGAACTTTTGTTGGTTTGGCTGAGGAATTGAAAAAGAAAAACGCCGGAAAATTGTACTTAGCCGTAAGTCACGGAATTTTCAATAAAGGTTTTGAGGTTTTAAACTGCTTTGACGGAATTTTCACAACGGATTCTGTAAAAGATTTTGAGGATCAAGATGTTATTCAAATAAAATTAGAAAAATTAATATAA
- the gmk gene encoding guanylate kinase, protein MNKGKLIVFSAPSGSGKTTIVKHLLGQEDLNLEFSISAASRDPRGEEVHGKDYYFISLEEFKKHIKAEDFLEWEEVYRDNFYGTLKSEIERIWALGKNVIFDIDVAGGLRIKHKFPEQTLAVFVKPPSVDELKRRLKERSTESEDKINMRIAKASVELATAPQFDVIIKNYDLEVALEEAHQLVKDFVNK, encoded by the coding sequence ATGAACAAAGGAAAATTAATTGTTTTTTCGGCACCTTCTGGCTCAGGAAAAACAACTATCGTAAAACATTTGTTAGGTCAAGAAGATTTAAATTTAGAATTTTCAATCTCAGCGGCTTCACGTGATCCGCGTGGAGAAGAAGTTCACGGAAAAGATTATTATTTTATTTCGCTGGAAGAATTCAAAAAACACATTAAAGCGGAAGATTTTCTTGAATGGGAAGAAGTTTACCGTGATAATTTCTACGGAACTTTAAAATCGGAAATTGAGAGAATCTGGGCTTTAGGAAAAAACGTCATTTTTGACATTGATGTTGCGGGTGGACTTCGTATTAAACATAAATTTCCTGAACAAACTTTAGCCGTTTTTGTAAAACCTCCAAGCGTAGACGAACTTAAACGTAGATTAAAAGAACGTTCTACCGAAAGCGAAGATAAAATCAATATGCGTATTGCTAAAGCTTCTGTTGAATTAGCTACTGCTCCACAATTTGATGTGATTATTAAAAATTATGATTTGGAAGTTGCTCTTGAAGAAGCACATCAATTGGTTAAGGATTTCGTAAATAAATAA
- a CDS encoding NAD(P)H-dependent glycerol-3-phosphate dehydrogenase: MSEKLKFAVIGGGSWATAIAKMLCVNLSEIAWYMRNDSAIEHIQKYKHNPNYLSSVEFDTKKLKLTNNINEAIEYADYIIFAIPSAFLDAELKNMTVSLADKIIFSAIKGIVPETSLIVGEHFHIQYDIPYYNIGVITGPCHAEEVALERLSYLTIACGDPDKAKTVAKTLSGNYIKAKISDDIIGTEYAAMLKNIYSIAAGIAHGLGYGDNFQSVLMSNAIREMKKFIRKVHKMKRNINDSAYLGDLLVTGYSVFSRNRMFGNMIGKGYTVKSAMMEMSMVAEGYYATKSAYKLNQGYGAKTPIIDAVYAVLYEGKDAKSVFRKLTESLD; encoded by the coding sequence ATGAGCGAAAAATTAAAATTTGCAGTGATTGGTGGTGGAAGCTGGGCAACGGCAATTGCGAAAATGTTATGCGTTAATCTTTCAGAAATTGCATGGTATATGCGTAATGATTCGGCAATCGAGCATATACAGAAGTACAAACACAATCCGAACTATTTAAGTTCTGTTGAATTTGACACCAAAAAACTCAAATTAACCAATAATATAAACGAAGCGATAGAATATGCAGATTATATCATTTTTGCAATTCCGTCTGCTTTCTTAGATGCCGAATTAAAGAATATGACGGTTTCTTTAGCAGATAAAATTATTTTTTCTGCTATTAAAGGAATTGTTCCTGAAACTAGTTTAATTGTTGGTGAACATTTTCATATTCAATATGATATTCCATATTACAATATCGGAGTAATTACAGGTCCGTGTCACGCTGAGGAAGTGGCATTAGAAAGACTTTCTTATCTAACAATTGCCTGTGGAGATCCCGACAAAGCAAAAACGGTTGCTAAAACACTTTCTGGAAATTACATTAAAGCAAAAATTTCAGACGATATTATCGGAACTGAATATGCGGCAATGCTAAAGAATATTTACTCTATCGCTGCCGGAATTGCTCATGGTTTAGGTTATGGCGATAACTTTCAATCCGTTTTGATGAGTAATGCGATTCGCGAAATGAAGAAATTCATTAGAAAAGTACATAAAATGAAGCGTAACATTAATGATTCGGCTTATTTGGGCGATTTATTAGTGACAGGATATTCTGTTTTCTCTAGAAATAGAATGTTCGGAAATATGATCGGAAAAGGTTATACCGTAAAAAGTGCCATGATGGAAATGAGTATGGTTGCAGAAGGTTATTATGCTACCAAAAGTGCTTATAAATTAAATCAAGGTTACGGAGCTAAAACGCCAATTATCGACGCAGTTTATGCCGTTTTATATGAAGGAAAAGATGCAAAATCTGTTTTCAGAAAATTGACTGAATCTTTGGATTGA
- a CDS encoding NUDIX domain-containing protein: MEKLQNIRIAVDAIVFGYKSGGLYALLIEQQFGSSDKYWALPGGLVKDDESLNDAVIRELHEETSVQLTFMEQLYTFGDDIHRDSRNRVISVAYYALVDASNLEIKANTDAERVQWFKINEIPSLAFDHNLILKKGIERLKAKLTYEPIGFDLLPEDFLFSDLENLYCTILEKEIDRRNFRKKILSFDILEQTEKISPVKTGRPAKIFRFNKSKYKELVEKGFHFEIKFA, encoded by the coding sequence ATGGAAAAATTGCAAAATATTAGAATTGCTGTCGATGCAATTGTTTTTGGATATAAAAGCGGCGGTTTGTATGCGTTATTGATTGAACAGCAATTCGGTTCTTCTGATAAATATTGGGCTTTACCAGGAGGTTTGGTGAAAGATGACGAATCTTTAAACGATGCCGTTATTCGCGAATTGCATGAAGAAACAAGCGTACAGCTTACTTTTATGGAACAATTGTACACTTTTGGCGATGACATTCATAGAGATTCCAGAAACCGCGTTATTTCGGTTGCTTATTACGCTTTAGTTGATGCTTCTAATCTAGAAATTAAAGCTAATACAGATGCTGAAAGAGTGCAATGGTTTAAAATTAACGAAATTCCGTCTTTGGCTTTCGATCATAATTTGATTCTAAAAAAAGGAATAGAAAGACTAAAAGCAAAATTAACTTACGAACCAATTGGTTTTGATTTACTTCCAGAAGATTTCTTGTTTTCAGATCTTGAAAACCTTTATTGTACTATTTTAGAAAAAGAAATCGACCGCCGTAACTTCCGCAAAAAAATACTAAGCTTTGATATTTTAGAACAAACCGAGAAAATTTCTCCTGTAAAAACTGGGCGTCCAGCTAAAATTTTTAGATTTAATAAGTCAAAATACAAAGAGTTAGTTGAAAAAGGTTTTCACTTCGAAATAAAGTTTGCGTAA
- a CDS encoding nicotinate phosphoribosyltransferase: protein MNPLLLTDGYKVDHRRQYPDGTTIVYSNWTPRKSRIEELDEVVFFGLQYFIKKYIIHDFEEYFFKKPKEEVVNKYAKRINNYLGENLVGTKHIEDLHDLGYIPMVFKALPEGASVPLRVPMFTMYNTIPEFFWLTNYFETLLSAVVWLPCNSATLAKQYRKVLDKYAAETSSVPEFVDWQAHDFSMRGMGGIEAALTSAAGHLLSFTGSDTIPAIDFLEEYYNANSDLELVAGSVAATEHSVMCMGTTEGEYETFKRLITQVYPKGIVSIVSDTWDLWKVLTDYLPRLKEEIVSREGKVVIRPDSGDPVDIICGNPNGKTEQEKKGVIELLWDVFGGSTNTKGFKELVPQIGAIYGDSITVARATQICERLKAKGFASTNVVLGIGSFTYQYNTRDTFGFAMKATYGEVNGEGRAIFKDPITDDGTKKSAKGLMKIDLIDGKYHLTDNVSWEEEKQGELKEVFRDGKLLVDQSLSEIRTRVKSEVSIEA from the coding sequence ATGAACCCACTACTATTAACCGACGGTTACAAAGTTGACCACAGAAGACAATACCCAGACGGAACAACAATTGTTTATTCTAACTGGACGCCAAGAAAATCTAGAATCGAAGAACTAGACGAAGTTGTGTTTTTCGGATTGCAATATTTCATTAAAAAATATATCATTCATGATTTTGAAGAATATTTCTTCAAAAAACCAAAAGAAGAAGTCGTTAACAAATACGCGAAAAGAATCAATAACTATCTAGGTGAAAATTTAGTCGGAACAAAACACATCGAAGATTTACATGATTTAGGTTATATTCCGATGGTTTTCAAAGCGTTGCCAGAAGGAGCAAGTGTTCCGTTACGTGTGCCGATGTTTACGATGTACAACACCATTCCTGAATTTTTCTGGTTGACAAATTATTTCGAGACTTTACTTTCTGCTGTGGTTTGGCTTCCGTGTAATTCTGCGACTTTGGCAAAACAATACAGAAAAGTACTAGATAAATATGCAGCAGAAACGTCTTCTGTACCAGAATTCGTAGATTGGCAAGCGCACGATTTCTCAATGCGAGGAATGGGCGGAATTGAAGCAGCTTTGACTTCTGCAGCGGGACATTTATTAAGTTTTACAGGATCTGATACTATTCCGGCTATCGATTTCTTAGAAGAATATTACAATGCCAATTCAGATTTGGAACTTGTAGCGGGTTCAGTAGCGGCGACAGAACATTCTGTAATGTGTATGGGAACCACAGAAGGCGAATACGAAACGTTCAAAAGATTGATTACGCAAGTTTATCCAAAAGGAATTGTTTCTATCGTTTCTGATACTTGGGATCTGTGGAAAGTACTAACCGATTATCTTCCAAGATTAAAAGAAGAAATTGTTTCTAGAGAAGGAAAAGTGGTAATTCGTCCTGATAGCGGTGATCCAGTTGATATCATCTGCGGAAATCCGAACGGAAAAACAGAACAAGAAAAGAAAGGTGTTATTGAATTGCTTTGGGATGTTTTTGGAGGTTCTACAAATACAAAAGGGTTTAAAGAATTAGTGCCTCAAATTGGTGCCATTTATGGAGATAGTATTACCGTGGCACGTGCAACTCAAATCTGCGAACGATTAAAAGCTAAAGGATTTGCTTCTACGAATGTCGTATTAGGAATTGGATCTTTTACTTATCAATACAATACCAGAGATACTTTCGGATTTGCGATGAAAGCAACTTACGGAGAAGTAAACGGAGAGGGAAGAGCTATCTTCAAAGATCCAATCACTGACGACGGAACTAAAAAATCTGCCAAGGGATTAATGAAAATTGATTTGATTGACGGAAAGTATCATTTGACTGACAATGTTTCTTGGGAAGAAGAAAAACAAGGTGAATTGAAAGAGGTTTTTAGAGATGGAAAACTTTTAGTAGATCAATCACTTAGTGAGATTAGAACAAGAGTAAAAAGTGAAGTAAGTATCGAAGCATAA
- the nadD gene encoding nicotinate (nicotinamide) nucleotide adenylyltransferase: MKVGLYFGTYNPIHVGHLIIANHMAEFADLDQIWMVVTPHNPLKKKATLLDDQQRLQMVFLATEDYPKIKPSDIEFKLPQPSYTVITLAHLQEKYPTHEFSLIMGEDNLKTLHKWKNYEVILENHDIYVYPRISDEPENVQLKSHPKIHVIDAPIVEISSTFIRKSIKEGKNIQPLLPPKVWEYIDHNNFYKK; this comes from the coding sequence ATGAAAGTAGGTCTTTATTTCGGAACATATAATCCTATTCATGTTGGTCATTTAATCATTGCCAATCATATGGCAGAATTTGCAGATTTAGATCAAATTTGGATGGTTGTTACGCCTCATAATCCATTAAAAAAGAAAGCGACTTTATTAGACGATCAGCAGCGTTTGCAAATGGTTTTTCTGGCTACAGAAGATTATCCAAAAATTAAACCTTCTGATATTGAATTTAAACTGCCTCAGCCGAGTTATACAGTAATTACATTGGCACATTTACAAGAAAAATATCCTACTCATGAATTTTCATTAATCATGGGCGAGGACAACCTGAAAACGCTTCATAAATGGAAAAATTATGAGGTGATTTTAGAAAACCATGATATTTATGTCTATCCGCGTATTTCTGATGAACCTGAAAATGTTCAGCTAAAATCGCATCCAAAAATTCATGTTATTGATGCCCCGATCGTAGAAATTTCTTCGACTTTTATTCGAAAGAGCATTAAAGAAGGAAAAAATATTCAGCCTTTATTGCCACCGAAAGTTTGGGAATATATTGATCATAATAATTTTTATAAGAAGTAA
- a CDS encoding YicC/YloC family endoribonuclease, with protein sequence MIQSMTGFGKASLQLPTKKITVEVKSLNSKGLDLNVRMPSLYREMELGLRTQISTKLERGKIDFAIYVENTAEQTTTKVNVPVVKYYIAQLKEVNPDADETELMKMAVRMPDTLKTEREEIDEDDWDQIQVIIDEALQNILNFRRDEGESLEKEFNLRIGNIRQFMNDTLALDPERVQAIKDRLQTAISELQVNVDENRFEQELIYYLEKLDITEEKVRLGNHLDYFLETLNGSEANGRKLGFITQEMGREINTMGSKSNHAQMQKLVVMMKDELEKIKEQVLNVL encoded by the coding sequence ATGATACAATCTATGACAGGGTTTGGCAAAGCTTCTTTGCAATTGCCTACAAAAAAAATTACTGTTGAAGTAAAGTCCTTAAACAGCAAAGGTTTAGATCTAAATGTAAGAATGCCATCGCTTTACCGCGAAATGGAATTAGGATTACGCACCCAGATCTCGACTAAATTAGAGAGAGGAAAAATTGATTTTGCGATTTACGTCGAAAATACCGCAGAACAAACTACAACTAAAGTAAATGTGCCTGTTGTAAAATACTATATCGCGCAGTTAAAAGAAGTTAATCCTGATGCTGATGAAACTGAATTAATGAAAATGGCGGTTCGTATGCCAGATACATTAAAAACAGAACGTGAAGAAATTGACGAAGATGATTGGGATCAAATTCAGGTTATCATTGACGAAGCACTTCAAAATATCTTAAATTTCCGTAGAGACGAAGGTGAATCTTTAGAAAAAGAATTCAATCTAAGAATCGGAAATATTCGCCAATTTATGAATGATACTTTAGCGCTTGATCCAGAACGTGTTCAAGCTATTAAAGATCGTTTGCAAACGGCAATCTCAGAATTACAAGTAAATGTAGACGAAAACCGTTTTGAACAGGAATTAATCTATTATTTAGAAAAATTAGATATCACGGAAGAAAAAGTACGTTTAGGAAACCATTTAGATTACTTTTTAGAAACTTTAAACGGTTCTGAAGCTAATGGTAGAAAGCTTGGTTTTATCACTCAAGAAATGGGCCGTGAAATCAATACAATGGGTTCAAAATCTAACCATGCTCAAATGCAGAAATTGGTTGTGATGATGAAAGATGAATTGGAGAAGATTAAGGAACAAGTATTGAATGTTTTGTAA
- the pheS gene encoding phenylalanine--tRNA ligase subunit alpha: MIDKIKDYIGEAQSFSTENKEELEAFRIKFLGKKGVLNDFFAEFKNVPNDQKKEFGQVINALKNAAEEKVKSIVETLESKEESKGIFGDLTRAAEPVIIGSRHPISIVKNQIIDIFANIGFNVSEGPEIEDDWHNFTALNLPEYHPARDMQDTFFIQTNPDVLLRTHTSSVQVRYMENHKPPIRTISPGRVFRNEAISSRSHCIFHQVEGLYIDKDVSFADLKQTLLYFTKEMFGKSKIRLRPSYFPFTEPSAEIDIYWGLKTETDYRITKGTGWLEIGGCGMVDPNVLKNCDINPDEYNGFAFGMGVERIAMLLYQIGDIRMFYENDVRFLEQFKANI; the protein is encoded by the coding sequence ATGATAGATAAGATTAAAGATTATATTGGGGAAGCCCAATCTTTTTCAACTGAAAACAAAGAAGAACTAGAAGCATTCCGTATAAAATTCTTAGGAAAAAAAGGTGTTTTAAATGATTTTTTCGCAGAATTTAAAAACGTTCCAAACGATCAGAAAAAAGAATTTGGACAAGTTATAAATGCATTGAAAAATGCAGCTGAAGAAAAAGTTAAGTCGATTGTTGAAACTTTAGAAAGCAAAGAAGAGTCAAAAGGAATTTTTGGAGACTTAACTCGTGCGGCAGAACCTGTAATTATTGGTTCTCGTCATCCAATTTCTATCGTTAAAAATCAGATTATAGATATTTTTGCCAATATCGGATTCAACGTTTCTGAAGGACCAGAAATCGAAGACGATTGGCATAATTTTACAGCATTGAATTTGCCAGAATATCATCCGGCAAGAGACATGCAGGATACGTTTTTCATTCAGACCAATCCTGATGTTTTGTTGCGTACGCATACATCATCAGTTCAGGTGCGTTATATGGAAAATCATAAACCGCCAATTCGTACGATTTCTCCAGGACGTGTTTTTCGTAATGAAGCGATTTCATCTCGTTCGCACTGTATTTTCCATCAAGTGGAAGGATTGTACATTGATAAAGATGTTTCTTTCGCCGATTTGAAGCAGACTTTGCTTTATTTCACAAAAGAAATGTTCGGAAAATCTAAGATTCGTCTCCGCCCGTCTTATTTCCCATTTACAGAACCAAGTGCTGAAATTGATATTTATTGGGGTTTAAAAACTGAAACCGATTATCGTATCACTAAAGGAACAGGCTGGTTAGAAATTGGAGGTTGCGGAATGGTAGATCCAAATGTTCTTAAAAACTGTGACATCAATCCAGATGAATACAACGGATTTGCTTTCGGAATGGGAGTAGAGCGTATTGCAATGCTTTTATACCAAATTGGCGATATCCGTATGTTTTATGAAAATGATGTTCGTTTCTTAGAGCAGTTTAAAGCAAATATTTAA
- a CDS encoding LysR family transcriptional regulator, giving the protein MVNLEWYRTFKAVYKNGNFSVAAKELFMSQPAVSQQISMLEAHVGNKLFNRKSKGVEPTEYAKLLNNLIIDALERLENVETSFRTKAEDANRLISVGISKHLFDCVGDLLISKFDLIDFTFAENEELFSLVDAKKLDFAITTKRFDTFDTTYEIVGKIKLILVAPTTLDITEFRQRLKADNYTEIEQWLNGQKWYSHDARIPHIKVFWLHAFNKKRPSMVPNYIIPSESEMLRLLAKNEGVAATWNCNARKLIKENKLQLVWNSFHVPEEFVYLLTAKNTNSNSFFETIAKELKLFFGNRL; this is encoded by the coding sequence ATGGTAAATCTAGAATGGTACAGAACTTTTAAGGCAGTTTACAAAAACGGTAATTTTTCAGTGGCTGCGAAGGAATTATTTATGAGTCAGCCAGCGGTTAGTCAGCAGATTTCAATGCTTGAGGCGCACGTCGGAAATAAATTATTTAACCGGAAATCGAAAGGAGTTGAGCCAACCGAATATGCTAAGTTACTGAATAATTTGATAATAGACGCGTTGGAAAGGCTTGAAAATGTAGAAACTAGCTTTCGAACCAAAGCTGAAGATGCCAATCGATTAATTTCGGTGGGTATTTCAAAACATCTTTTTGATTGTGTTGGCGATCTCCTTATTTCGAAATTTGATTTAATCGATTTCACTTTCGCAGAAAATGAAGAACTTTTTTCATTAGTAGACGCTAAAAAACTCGATTTTGCCATTACGACAAAAAGGTTCGATACTTTTGATACTACTTACGAAATTGTTGGAAAAATCAAATTGATATTGGTCGCGCCAACAACTTTGGATATAACAGAATTTCGCCAAAGGCTAAAAGCTGATAATTATACAGAAATAGAGCAATGGCTTAACGGGCAAAAATGGTATAGTCATGACGCTCGTATTCCGCACATAAAAGTATTTTGGCTTCACGCTTTTAATAAAAAAAGACCTTCTATGGTTCCCAATTATATTATTCCTTCAGAATCTGAAATGTTGCGACTTTTGGCTAAAAATGAAGGAGTTGCGGCAACATGGAATTGTAACGCCAGAAAATTAATTAAAGAAAATAAATTGCAATTGGTTTGGAATAGTTTTCACGTTCCAGAGGAATTTGTGTATTTATTAACGGCAAAGAATACCAATTCAAATTCTTTTTTCGAAACCATTGCTAAAGAGTTAAAACTGTTTTTCGGTAATAGATTGTAA
- a CDS encoding type 1 glutamine amidotransferase domain-containing protein, which produces MKKIALLAIIAFTAVSISAEAQKSNKKSMKKVLFVVTSNDKLGNTGEKTGFWSEEFAAPYYELLDQGVEITIASPLGGQPPIDPKSADPASATEDTKRFDTDKVLQEKLKNTLKLYTVDQKDYDAVFYPGGHGPLWDLVEDRSSIALIESFYTHKKPVAFVCHAPAVLKNVKVDGQYLVKGKKITGFTNEEEEAVGLTKVVPFLLEDALASNGGIFSKGPNWQPHAVEDGLLITGQNPASSKLVAGKLLHKLN; this is translated from the coding sequence ATGAAGAAAATAGCATTACTCGCAATAATTGCATTTACAGCCGTAAGCATTTCTGCTGAGGCTCAAAAGTCTAATAAAAAAAGTATGAAAAAAGTCTTATTTGTTGTTACCAGTAATGATAAACTGGGCAATACAGGAGAAAAAACAGGATTTTGGTCAGAAGAATTTGCTGCACCATATTATGAATTACTGGATCAAGGCGTTGAAATAACAATTGCTTCTCCGCTTGGAGGACAACCGCCAATTGATCCAAAAAGTGCCGATCCGGCTTCGGCAACCGAAGACACCAAACGTTTTGATACTGACAAAGTTTTGCAAGAAAAATTAAAAAATACTTTAAAGCTTTATACAGTTGATCAAAAAGATTACGACGCAGTATTTTATCCAGGAGGTCACGGTCCGCTTTGGGATTTGGTTGAAGACAGAAGTTCGATTGCTTTAATTGAATCTTTCTACACGCACAAAAAACCAGTTGCTTTTGTTTGTCACGCTCCTGCCGTTCTGAAAAACGTAAAAGTTGATGGACAATATCTAGTAAAAGGTAAAAAAATAACTGGTTTTACTAACGAAGAAGAAGAAGCTGTAGGTTTGACAAAAGTAGTTCCGTTTTTATTGGAAGATGCTTTAGCATCAAACGGAGGAATTTTTTCTAAAGGTCCAAACTGGCAACCGCACGCTGTTGAAGACGGACTTTTAATTACAGGACAAAATCCAGCTTCATCGAAATTAGTGGCTGGAAAATTGCTTCACAAATTGAATTAA
- a CDS encoding iron-containing alcohol dehydrogenase, whose protein sequence is MLNFELYNPTNLIFGKGQIEKLSTLVPKNAKILLAYGGGSIFKNGIYDQVIQNLKGFEIVEFGGIEPNPRFETLMKAVEVIKTEKIDFILAVGGGSVIDGVKFISGAVNFEGNPIDILQKRILIKENALPFGTILTLPATGSEMNSGYVVTIEATQEKLSSGGSALFPQFSICDPTVIASLPKRQLENGVVDAFTHVMEQYLTYPTDAFLQDRIAEGILQTLIEVGPGVVQNPTDYTLASNFMWSCTMALNGLIQKGVPSDWATHMIGHELTALYEIDHARTLAIIGPSLYTVMFESKKGKLAQYGRRIFNLTGSDEEVAKEAINKTVAFFHTMGMDTKLSQYTNDYSNTADFIVNRFEERGWKGLGEKQLVTLDKVKSIVELSY, encoded by the coding sequence ATGCTAAACTTTGAATTATATAATCCGACAAATTTAATCTTCGGAAAAGGACAAATTGAAAAACTTTCGACTTTAGTTCCAAAAAATGCTAAAATATTATTGGCTTATGGTGGTGGAAGTATTTTTAAAAACGGAATTTACGATCAAGTAATCCAAAATCTTAAAGGTTTTGAAATTGTAGAATTTGGCGGAATTGAACCAAATCCGAGATTCGAAACTTTGATGAAAGCTGTTGAAGTTATCAAAACAGAAAAAATTGATTTTATTCTGGCAGTCGGTGGCGGATCAGTAATTGACGGTGTGAAATTTATTTCTGGAGCCGTTAATTTTGAAGGAAATCCGATTGACATTCTACAAAAAAGAATTTTAATTAAAGAAAATGCATTGCCGTTTGGAACTATTTTGACACTTCCAGCAACAGGAAGCGAAATGAATTCTGGATATGTGGTAACAATTGAAGCGACTCAAGAAAAATTATCTTCTGGCGGAAGCGCTTTGTTTCCGCAATTCTCCATTTGCGATCCAACTGTAATTGCTTCTTTACCGAAAAGACAACTTGAAAATGGTGTTGTAGATGCATTTACTCACGTTATGGAACAATATTTAACATATCCAACAGATGCTTTTCTACAAGACAGAATTGCAGAGGGAATATTGCAGACTTTAATTGAAGTTGGTCCAGGCGTTGTACAAAATCCGACAGATTATACTTTGGCATCTAATTTTATGTGGAGCTGTACAATGGCGTTAAACGGATTAATTCAGAAAGGTGTTCCAAGCGATTGGGCAACTCACATGATTGGGCATGAATTGACGGCTCTTTACGAAATTGATCACGCTAGAACTTTGGCGATTATCGGTCCGAGTTTGTACACGGTAATGTTTGAAAGTAAAAAAGGAAAATTAGCACAATACGGAAGACGAATTTTCAACTTAACAGGTTCTGATGAAGAAGTTGCAAAAGAAGCAATCAACAAAACCGTAGCATTTTTCCATACAATGGGAATGGACACGAAACTTTCACAATATACAAACGACTATTCTAACACAGCAGATTTTATTGTAAATCGTTTTGAAGAAAGAGGTTGGAAAGGTTTAGGAGAAAAGCAATTAGTAACTTTAGATAAAGTGAAATCTATTGTTGAACTTAGTTATTAA
- a CDS encoding PKD domain-containing protein: MKKIATVLMITIVFFMSNSCSKSDDEAIVDCFGDSILTELKHTADGTNSKIINYSIQYSGENTVTSVKWTFGDGTPAQTINSATGAVSHTYSAAGTFEVKADVTLKKGGGSCTVSPKKSVTVN, encoded by the coding sequence ATGAAAAAGATCGCGACAGTTTTGATGATTACCATCGTGTTTTTTATGAGCAATTCTTGCAGTAAAAGCGATGATGAAGCAATAGTAGATTGTTTTGGTGATTCAATATTAACCGAACTAAAGCACACTGCTGACGGAACAAATTCAAAAATAATTAATTACTCCATTCAATATAGCGGAGAGAATACCGTAACCTCTGTAAAATGGACTTTTGGCGACGGAACTCCAGCTCAAACAATAAATAGTGCGACCGGTGCGGTTTCTCATACTTACAGTGCCGCAGGAACTTTTGAAGTTAAAGCAGATGTAACGCTTAAAAAAGGAGGCGGAAGCTGTACTGTTAGTCCAAAGAAAAGTGTAACAGTGAACTAA